Genomic segment of Tindallia californiensis:
ACCAACTCCGAAGGACAAAAAGCACAGTAAATCCCTACTACTTTCTTGCCTTCTTCTTTCATATCTTTTATCCGAATCATGTTATCGCCACGAAGGTTTTGAAACACTTCCAGTTCTCTTTGCTGCATCCCTTACCTCTTTTCTTTTCCATTTGTATTTGAAAGTTTTTTCATTCTTTATATCCATTATTAGATTCCAATACCTTTATATAAAGATTCGATATCAAAACCCTTAACCATCTTAAAAGAGTTTTTAACGTATGTCCAATAAAATTTTTTGATCTATTTCCGCAATCCGATTGATAGGTTCTATCTCACTTTCTTAGACAGTGCCAAGGTTTTATTGTATACTAGGCAATGGATCCATCATTTAACTACGATGTCAATCTTGTAATGATGTCTATTTTGTAAGGAGGACTTTTATGACAAAAATGAATCATCCCCTTAAAGAAAGTGGTTGCTGTCAATGTACTGCCAAAGCCTGTTTAAAAGGTTCTGAAGGACTTCCGGAAGGATGTGTGACTGGCTTGCTTCAATCATCAGATATCCAAAACAACACGATGACCTATTACCAGAACCCTTCTTTGCTGAAAAAGATGCATACGGCTGCCGAAATCGAAGGTCAGTTTTACGGAAAACTTACCAGAGTTGAAGAAACCATTGAGTTTATCAAGCGAATGGAATATCAAAAGGTAGGAATTGCTTCCTGTGTTGGTTTATCCAAAGAAACAAGAGCCTTTTCTAAACTTCTTTCTCATCATAAGATTTCTCATTTTGGAGCACTTTGCAAAGTAGGAGCGGCCGATAAGAGTCTTGTCGGCATTCCGGCAGAAAATAGGGTGCACCCTGAAAGTTCTTTCGAAGCTATGTGTAACCCAGTGTTGCAGGCTTCTATTCTGAATGAACAACAAACGGATTTTAATGTTTTAATTGGACTCTGTGTTGGTCACGACGCATTGTTTTCTATGCATTCTAAAAGCCCGATGACTACTTTGGTAGTGAAGGACCGGGTTACCTGTCATCATTCAGCGGCACCGCTTTATCAGCTAGATGGCTATTACAAGCGTTTGATGAAATAAAGAGAGTTTTTATCATCGTATAAACAACACAAAAAAACCAGGCAAATGGTTCATCGCCTGGCCTTTTTGCTTATTTCTTTATCTTCTTAATATCGTAAGCTTGCTCTCCTAATAGTTTGATCGCTTAAAGAGTGCAAGGTACCAAATCAAAGCAACGCTTGTAAATCCAGTTGTAGGATTCTTCGTTTAGAATTCTGGGATTCCCTACGGTTTGAGGATCTTTCATGGCTTCTTTCGCTAATCTTGGAATCATGTCTTTGGAAACTCCCATTTCTTCCAAATTTCTTACTTCCAGATCTTCTGCTAACTGATACACTTCCCGAACAGCTGCTTTAGCGGCTTCTTCTTCTGATAATCCGTGAGTATCCACGCCTAATGCTTGAGCAATACGGGCAAATTTCTTCGGTGCTGCTTTCCAGTTATATTCCATTACTGGCCCCATCATGGTAGCAACACACTCTCCATGAGCTACTGGAAGGATACCGCCCAAAGTCTGAGCCATGGCGTGACCAGCTCCTGCCGACTCACTTCCATAGGAAAGACCGGCTAACATAGCTGCCTGTGCCATGCCATAACGGGCTTCAATATCGTTTCCATTAGCAAAAGCTCGACGCAAGTAAGCACCTGTATATTCAATGGCTAGTAACGCCACTGCATCGGTTACTGGCTGAGCAAAGTGCATGGTATAGCATTCAACCGCATGAGAAAGAACATCCATCCCTGTCATTGCCGTTACTCTTGGTGGCATGGAGACATGTAGTTCAGGATCAATAATCGTTAAATGTGCCGCAATGAGCGGACCACCGGTATTAAACTTAAATTCTCTTTCTGTATCTGTAATGACAGCCCACTGAGTTACTTCTGATCCAGTTCCTGCTGTAGTTGGAATCGTTGTTAGTGGTGGAATTCTTTTAGAAAGAGGTTTTTTCCCTTCAGCGGCTTCATATTCCAATACGGATTCGCCGTGAGACACTTCTACTCCAATGGCTTTTGCCGTATCCATGGAACTTCCTCCACCAACAGCTACCAAACCATCACAATTATTATCGTTATACATTTTACTTCCCATTCCTACTACTTTAACGGCTGGGTTTGGCTCCACCTGGTTAAAGATAACGACCTCTACCCCAGCTTCCTTTAAAGATTCTTCCACCGACTTAGTGATTCCAGCTTCATAAATTCCCGGATCCGTTACCAATAATGCTTTGCTAACGCCTAGTTGTTTAATCTCTTCTCCAGCCTTACCGATCGATCCAATTCCATGCTTAATAACAGTCGGTACCTCAAACGTGTGTAGGTTTGTCATGTTTTCAAATCCCATATTCATTGCCATTTTATTATTCCTCCCTATTTAATCTTATCTTTTCTCCTTATATCTTCTTATGTCTTTTTATGTCTTTTTATGTCTTCTTACTTTTTAACTTTTTCCATTTTCGCCTGGTTTCCACCTT
This window contains:
- a CDS encoding DUF1847 domain-containing protein, which gives rise to MTKMNHPLKESGCCQCTAKACLKGSEGLPEGCVTGLLQSSDIQNNTMTYYQNPSLLKKMHTAAEIEGQFYGKLTRVEETIEFIKRMEYQKVGIASCVGLSKETRAFSKLLSHHKISHFGALCKVGAADKSLVGIPAENRVHPESSFEAMCNPVLQASILNEQQTDFNVLIGLCVGHDALFSMHSKSPMTTLVVKDRVTCHHSAAPLYQLDGYYKRLMK
- a CDS encoding iron-containing alcohol dehydrogenase → MAMNMGFENMTNLHTFEVPTVIKHGIGSIGKAGEEIKQLGVSKALLVTDPGIYEAGITKSVEESLKEAGVEVVIFNQVEPNPAVKVVGMGSKMYNDNNCDGLVAVGGGSSMDTAKAIGVEVSHGESVLEYEAAEGKKPLSKRIPPLTTIPTTAGTGSEVTQWAVITDTEREFKFNTGGPLIAAHLTIIDPELHVSMPPRVTAMTGMDVLSHAVECYTMHFAQPVTDAVALLAIEYTGAYLRRAFANGNDIEARYGMAQAAMLAGLSYGSESAGAGHAMAQTLGGILPVAHGECVATMMGPVMEYNWKAAPKKFARIAQALGVDTHGLSEEEAAKAAVREVYQLAEDLEVRNLEEMGVSKDMIPRLAKEAMKDPQTVGNPRILNEESYNWIYKRCFDLVPCTL